The genomic DNA GGTGCTCTTCTAAATCTGGTCCAAATTTTTGAACAGCGGCACCAGCAACCATTAAGAATACTTTTTTAAGTTTAGCTATCATTGCCTTCTCCTCAGAGAATAACTCAGAGTAATCTGGTGTATCAAAAGAAGGAATACCCATTAATTCTTGCTGTACAGCTTGTGCAGGATTTAATAAATCTACATGACCTTTCATTGCTTTTTTAACAAGCATACCAACAGAAAGCATTCTATTAATTTCGTTTGTTCCTTCGTAAATACGAGCAATTCTAGCATCTCTCCATGCGGCTTCCATTGGAGTTTCTTCTGAGAATCCCATACCACCAAATATTTGAATACCTTCATCTGCACAACTTTGTACATCTTCAGATACAGCAACTTTTAAAATAGAGCATTCAATTGCATATTCTTCTACACCTTTAAGTTCTGCTTCTTGGTGCGTATTTCCTGCAGCTTCACGCATTGCAATACGATCTTCAATGTTTTTAGCAGCTCTATATGTTGCAGATTCTCCAGCATAAGCATTAGTTGCCATTTCGGCTAACTTAACTTTAATTGCACCAAAGTCTGAAATAGGTGTTTTAAATTGTTTTCTTTCGTTTGCGTACTGTACGCCAGTTGTTAAAATTCTTCTTTGAGAATCTAAACAAGCAGCAGCTAATTTTATACGACCAACGTTTAATGCATTCATTGCGATTTTAAAACCTTCACCACGACCAGCTAACATATTTTCTACTGGTACTTTAGTATCGTTAAAAAATACCTGACGCGTAGAACTTGCACGAATACCTAATTTATGTTCTTCTTCGCCCAATGTTATTCCATTAGCATTTTCAGGATCGTATTCAACTATAAAACCAGTAATATTTTTATCGTCTTCAATACGAGCAAAAACAATCATCACACTACAGAATCCTGCATTTGAGATCCACATTTTTTGCCCATTAATTTTATAAGACTTGCCATCTTCTGTAAGTTCTGCTGTAGTTTTTCCAGAGTTAGCATCAGATCCTGCACCTGGCTCTGTTAAACAATAAGCACCAAACCATTCACCAGAGGCTAGTTTAGGTACATATTTTTGTTTTTGAGCTTCTGTACCATATAAAGTAATTGGCATAGTACCAATACCTGTATGCGCTCCAAAAGCAGTACTAAAAGAACCTGTACCAGAAGAAATATAATCACAAGTTAAACAGGTAGAAACAAAGCCCATTCCTAATCCGCCATAAGCTTCAGGTACGGCTACGCCTAAAAATCCCATTTCTCCAGCTTTACGCATAACTTCTTCAGTTAAAGCATAATCTTTAGCTTCAAATCTTGGTTTGTGAGCAATAATTTCACGTTCGTTGAATTCCATTACGGATTCTTTCATCATGTTTTGCTCTTCTGAAAAATCTTCAGGAGTAAAAACATCTTCGCATTTTGTTTCTTTTACTAAGAATTGACCTCCACGTAGGATATCTTTTTCTGTATCTGCCATTTTATAGTATTGTATTAAGTTCTTTTAATTAATTTAAAAATTCGAATAGTCCACAAGCACCTTGACCTGTACCAACACACATAGTTACTGCTCCATATTTTCCTTTCATGTCTCGCTTACGCATTTCATCAAAAAGCTGAACAGAAAGTTTTGCTCCAGTACATCCTAATGGGTGACCAAGTGCAATAGCTCCACCATTTACATTTATAATATCTTGGTTAAGGTCTAATTCGCGAATTACAGCTAAAGATTGTGAAGCAAAAGCTTCGTTTAATTCTATTAATGCTAAATCGTCTTGTTTTAAACCAGCTTGTTTTAATGCTTTTGGAATTGCTTTTACTGGTCCAATTCCCATGATACGAGGTTCAACTCCTGCAGCGGCATAATTTACCATTCTTGCTACTGGTTCAAGGCCTAACTCTTTAACCATATCTTCGCTCATAACCATTACAAATGCAGCGCCATCACTCATTTGAGATGAGTTTCCTGCGGTAACACTTCCTCCAGCAGCAAATACTGCTCTTAGTTTTGCTAGTGCTTCTTTGTTTGTTCCTGCTCTTGGTCCTTCGTCTTTAGTTACAGTATAAGATTTTGTTGCTTTTTTACCGTTAGCATCTATATATGTTTGTTCTACATCTATAGGTACAATTTGATCTTGAAAACGGTCTTCGGCTAAAGCTCTTAAAGCTTTCATATGTGAATTGTAAGCAAATTCATCTTGGTCTTCACGAGATACGTTAAATTGCTTTGCTACTGCTTCAGCAGTGTTTCCCATTCCCCAATAGTAATCTTCATGACCTGCTTTTACAATGGCATCGTAATTTAATTCTGGTTTAAAACCTGTCATAGGAACACTACTCATACTTTCTGCTCCACCGGCAATAATACAATCTGCCATTCCAGCTTGTATTTTTGCAGTTGCCATACCAATAGTTTCTACTCCAGAAGAGCAAAAACGGTTTACAGTCACTCCAGGAACATCTACAACATCTAATCCCATTAAAGAGATTAGACGTGCCATATTTAATCCTTGAGATCCTTCTGGCATTGCATTTCCAACAATAACATCGTCAATACGTTTAGGGTCTAAGTTTGGCAATTCTTTCATCATATATTTGATGGTTTCTGCTGCCAATTCATCTGTTCTTTTAAAACGGAACACGCCTTTTGGTGCTTTACCAACTGCTGTTCTATATGCTTTTACTATATATGCTGTTTTCATTTTTTCTTAGTTTCTTAAAGGTTTACCTTTTGTTAACATGTGTTGAATTCTTTCTAATGTTTTACGTTCTGTACAAAGCGAAAGGAATGCTTCACGTTCTAAGTCTAATAAGTATTGTTCGCTTACTTTAGTTGGTTCAGATAAATCTCCACCAGCCATAACGTAAGCTAACTTATTAGCAATTTTCATGTCATGTTCACTAATGTAATTAGAGTCTTTCATAGAATCTGTTCCTACTAAAAACATACCTAATGCTTGTTTACCAAGTACTAATACATCGTTTCTTTTTACAGGTTGTGTGTATCCAGCATCTGCCATTATTTTAGCATGTGCTTTTGCTGTTGCTATTTGACGATCTTTATTTACTACAACTACATCTTTACCTTCTTGCATTATTCCTAAATCGAAAGCTTCGTAGGCTGAAGTTGATACTTTAGCCATACCAATAGTTAAAAAGTATTCTTGTAGTGTATTTAATTGTACATCTCCTTTTTTGAAAGTGTCTGATGCTCTTAAGGCCATTTCTTTAGAACCTCCACCACCAGGAATAACACCAACACCAAACTCTACAAGTCCCATATAAGTTTCTGCTGCAGCTACAATTTTATCTGCATGTAATGAAATTTCACAACCACCACCAAGTGCCATACCGTGAGGTGCAGAAATTGTTGGTATTGCAGAATAACGCATACGCATCATTGTGTCTTGGAAATACTTAATAGCCATATTTAGCTCATCGTATTCTTGTTCTGCAGCCATCATGAAAATCATACCAATATTTGCTCCTACAGAAAAATTTGGTCCTTGATTACCTACTACTAAACCGGCAAAATCTTTTTCTGCCATATCGATAGCCTTATTAATTCCTGCTAAAACATCGCCACCAATAGTGTTCATTTTAGATTGGAATTCTAAGTTTAATATACCATCTCCTAAATCTTGTACAGATACTCCAGAGTTTTTAAAGACTTCGGTAGTTTTTCTAATATTATCTAATATGATAAAGCTATCTTGTCCTGGTATTTTTACTTGTTCTTTTTTAGGAATATCGTAAAAGTATGTTGCGCCATCTTTAATAGAGTAGAAGCTATCGCTACCAGATTCTAACATATCTGCAACCCAATCTGCCGGTTTTAAACCTTCGGCTTGCATCATTTCAATACCTTTTTCAACACCAATGGCGTCCCAAATTTGGAATGGTCCATGTTCCCAACCAAAACCAGCTTTCATGGCGTCGTCAATTTTATATAACTCGTCAGTAATTTCAGGAATACGGTTTGAAACGTATGCAAAAAGGGCAGAGAAACTTTTTCTGTAAAATTCTCCGGCTTTATCTTTTCCTTTAATTAATACTTTAAAACGGTCTGCTACTTTATCAATCGTTTTCGTAAGTTCTAAAGTTGCAAATTTTGCTTTTTGAGCAGATCTATATTCTAAGGTATTTAGGTCTAATGATAAAATTTCTTTTTTACCATCGGCTGATACTTGCTTTTTGTAGAAACCTTGACCTGTTTTGCTTCCTAACCATTTGTTTTCCATCATTGTATTGATGAAATCTGGTAATTCAAAGAGCTCTAAACGTTCGTCTTTTGGGCAGTTTTCTCTAATCCCGTTTGCTACGTGAACTAAAGTGTCTAATCCTACAACATCTACCGTTCGGAAAGTTGCCGATTTTGGTCTACCTATTACTGGTCCAGAAAGTTTATCTACTTCTTCTATAGTTAAGTCTAAATCTTTAACTGTATGAAATAAACTTTGTATACTAAATATACCAATACGGTTTCCTATAAATGCAGGAGTATCTTTAGCTACAACCGAAGTTTTACCTAAGAATTTTTCACCGTAACCATTTAAAAACTCTAAAACAGAAGCATCTGTTTTTGGTCCTGGTATGATTTCAAATAATTTTAAATAACGTGCTGGATTAAAAAAGTGTGTTCCACAAAAATGTTTTTGGAAATCTTCACTTCTTCCTTCACTCATAAATTTAATAGGAATACCAGAAGTGTTTGATGTAATTAATGTTCCTGGTGTTCTATATTGTTCTAGTTTTTCGAAAACTTGTTGTTTAATATCAAGTCTTTCTACTACAACTTCCATAATCCAATCTACATCTGCTACTTTAGCAATATCATCTTCTATGTTACCAGTAGTAATTCTATTGGCAAATGATGGGTGATAAATTGGTGATGGCTTAGATTTTAAAGATGCTGTTAAAGCATCGTTTACTAAGCGGTTTCTAACCACTTTGTCTTCTAATGTTAAGCCTTTAGCTTTTTCTTTTGCATTTAGTTCTCTTGGTACAATATCTAATAGTAAGACATCAACACCAATGTTTGCGAAATGACATGCAATACCAGATCCCATAATACCAGAACCTATAATTGCTATTTTTTTAATTCTACGTGTGCTCATTATATTAAACAGATTGTTTTTGATTGTATATTTTTTTGTTTGAAATCAACTCGTTAATTGTTTCTGTAACTTCTTGGAAATGTTTTAACTTTTCTTCTGAGACGTGTTCTTTAATTTTATTATTAAAGGTTAATACACGATCACGTGAAAACTCTCTTTTTTCTCGTCCAAATTCGGTTAAATGAATAAGTACACCACGGCCATCTTCTGGATTTGGTTTACGTTCAATTAATCCTAATTCTTCCATTTTTTTTAAAATACGAGAAAGACTTGTTGCTTCCATTCCCATTATTGGGCCAAGAGAAGTTGAAGGTGTACCGGTTTCTGGGTCGATACTTAATAATGTAAAACCAGTTGCCATTGTGGTATCAAATTTGGCAGCTTCTTCGTTGTACATTTTATTTACTGCTAACCAAGTGGTTCTAAGTAAATAATCGATTGTTTTGTCTTTCATTAAATTGGTAAATCAATAATTTGAATTCCAAAGATAATAAAAATTTATTATGCATGCATAATAAATTAAGGAAAGTTTTTTATAAAATAAAAAACGCCTTTATTAAGGCGTTTTAGTATTAGTTTCTATAAATTTTGTTGTAAAGTTCTTTGTATATGTCTTTTATAACGGTTCGTTTCATTTTCATGGTTGGTGTTAAATGACCGCTATCTATAGACCAAACGTCTGGTGTAAGTTCAAAACGTTTAATTTGTTCCCATTTACCAAAGTGCTTATTACAAGCGTCTACTTCTTGTTGAATACGTAGTATAATTTCTTTTGAATTGGCAATATCTTCACCAGATTTTCCAATATTTTTCTTTTTTCTATCTATCCAATCTTCTATAAATTCAAAATTTGGTTGAATGATGGCTGCAGGCATTTTTTCACCTTCACCAATAACCATTACTTGTTCTATAAATCGAGATTGTTTTAATTCGTTCTCCAAAAGTGTTGGTATAACATATTTACCACCAGAGGTTTTAAACATTTCTTTTTTACGACCTGTTATTTTTAAAAAGCCTTCAGAATCTAAATTACCTTTATCTCCAGTATGAAAATATTCACCAGTCATAACGCTATCTGTTCTTTCTGGATCTTTATAATAGCCCATCATAACATTAGGGCCTTTTACTAGTATTTCTCCGTCTTCAGCAATTTTTACTTCAACGTTTTTTATAGGTTTACCTACGGTTCCAAGTTTAAAATGTTTGTTTCTGTACATTTCTACAGAGATTACTGGAGAGGTTTCTGTTAACCCATAGCCTTGCATGACTTGCATTCCTGCTGCAGAAAAAATTCTAGAAAGCCTTACTTGTAATGCTGCAGAACCTGATACCATAGTGTTTAATTCTCCACCAAGTGCTTCACGCCATTTACTGAAAATAAGTTTGTTTGCAATTTTTAATTTAAACTCGTACCATGCTCCATTAGCTCCATAAGGTTCCCATTTTTCAGCAAGGTTTACTGCCCAGAAAAATAATGCTTTTTTAACTCCTGATAGCTCTTCGGCTTTTGCAATAATTTTATCGTAAACTTTTTCTAGTAGTCTAGGTACAACACTCATTAAATGAGGTTTTATTTCTTTTGCGTTATCACCAATTTTATCAATGCCTTCAGCAAAGTAAATTGAAGCTCCGGCATATTGGTATAAGTAAATTAGTACACGCTCGAATACATGACAAATAGGAAGAAAGCTTAATATTCTATTTTCTTTACTATTCATAAATGGTAAACGATGCGATGCATCTAAAGCATTACTTGTTATATTATTATGCGATAGCATAACACCTTTGGGCTTACCTGTAGTTCCAGAAGTATAAATTATGGTTGCTAAATCGTTTGGTGATACAGCGTCCATTCTTTCTTGAACTTCATTTTGATTAGTTTCATCTTTGCCAAGTTCAAATAACTCTGAGTAATGTTTGCAGCCTTCAATATGATTAAAAGAATAGACTTCTTTTAATTTAGTATTAGCTTTAATTTTATTGACTTTAGCTAAAACTTCTTCATCACTAACAAAACAATAGATAGATTCACTATGGTTTAAAACATATTCGTAATCGTCTGATGATATTGTTGGATATATGGGAATGTTTTGTGCTCCTAATTGCAGAATACCAATATCCATAATATTCCATTCAGTTCTATTAGTTGTTGAAATTACAGCGATTTTATCATTTTTTTGAATTCCCATTCTTAATAAAGCACGACTAACTGCGTTTGCTTTATCTACATATTCTTTTGTAGACATAGGCGTCCATTTACCGTTGTATTTAGTAACTAATGCGGCATCAAGATTATATTTTTCTAGCTGATAATATGGAAAATCGAAAAGGCGTGTGATTTCTGTCATTCTTTTTATTGGAAGTTAAAAGTCTTGCAAAGTATGAATTTTTAAGTGCATTTCAAATAGAAAGAAAAAAAAGGAGCTGTTAAAAACAGCTCCTCTGCTAATTGATTGATAGCATAAATTTATACATTACCTAAGTTTATTTAATAACTAACTATTTTTAAATGAATCCCTTAACTTTCATTTAATTAATTAAATAATGTGCATAAATTCTATGTAAATATAATTAGATTATGTTAATAATTGATGTAAAAAATCGTAATATCTACTATTTTAAGTATTTTTTTATGAATTCACTTTCATTACTAAAGTAACTTTTAGGCGACTTTTTCATAAAATATTTAAATTCTTTTGAAAAATGCGAACCATCATGGAAATTATACATGCGCACTAAGTCTATAATTTTGAGTTCTTTTTCGTGGTACTTTCTCATTAATAAACTAAACCTGTATAAGCGAGCATATTTTTTAGGAGTTAAACCTACTATTTGCTTAAATTTTGTTTCTAAAGTTTTTTGGGAAGTTGGTATTTTTTCAATTAAATCATTAATGGAAATTTGTCCCTTTTTTTTGTTTATTATATAAATTGCCTTATCAATATTTTCTGTATGATTATCTATTTTTAATGGTAGTGTATTGATAAGTTCTTCTAAAGTATGAAGCGCTTTTTTTCCTTTATGTTTTTGTTGAAAAAATGAATTTAAAACTTCAAAAAGTGGTTGAGATACTTCATTTAAAGGTAGGTGCTTATCGTTAATTTTAGAAACATCTACTTGTGTAAGTTTATAAAATGTTGTTGGGTGAAAGAGTACACCGCAACATTTTGTGTTTTCGTCTACATTTAACTTGTAAGACCTTGTTGTTTGTCCTGTAACAATAAGACCTTTGCCACTGTAATTTTTATTATTAACTGTTAATTTATTTTCTCCTTTGTATGTATATGCTAAAGAATGTTTACCTAAAGGAAGTACTATACTTTGAAAAGGCAATGCTTTATTTGAGACTTTAAATTCAAAATACTCATCTATTAATTTTGATGGATTAGAGCTTTTATAAGCTTTGTAAGTCATGTTTGTTTAATTTATAGCTTTACAAAATATGATTTTTCTTACAATAAATTGTAACTGTTTTAAAAATTTGAATGTTTTGTAAAAAAAAAAGGAAGTAACATTTTACCGAAACTTCCTTGATAATTTTAATAGTTTTTTATTACTGTTTTTCTATCCAGAGTCTCGCATTTACAAAAGCTTCAAGCCAAGGTGATACTTCATCTTTTCTACCTTCTGGATAGTTTGCCCAATTCCATTGAAAAGTTGAACGTTCTATATGTGGCATAGTTACTAAATGTCGTCCTGTTTTATCACAAAGCATTGCCGTGTTAAAGTCAGATCCATTTGGATTGTTTGGGTAACCTTCGTAACCATATTTTGCTACAATATTATATTGGTCTTCGGTTTTTGGTAAGTTAAATTTACCTTCTCCATGCGAAATCCAAACACCCAATTCTGTATCTTTTAAAGTAGAAAGCATTACAGAGTTGTTTTCTTGAATTTTTACAGAAGTAAAAGAACTTTCGTGTTTTTTAGAATCGTTATGAATCATTTTTCCATGCACATCATGGTCTGGATTTATAAGGTCTAACTCCATAAATAATTGGCAACCATTACAAATACCAACCGAAAGTGTATCTTCACGACTAAAGAAATCGTTAATTACTTTATTTGCTTTTTCGTTGTATTTAATAGCTCCAGCCCAACCTTTTGCAGAGCCTAAAACATCAGAGTTAGAGAATCCACCAACTGCGCCTAAAAACTGTATGTCTTTTAAATCCTCACGACCAGAAATTAAATCGGTCATGTGTACATCTTTAACATCAAAACCAGCTAAATACATAGCATTTGCCATTTCGCGTTCAGAGTTACTTCCTTTTTCACGAAGTATTGCAGCTTTTGGTCTTGTGTTTCCTAGTGCTGGTAGTTTTCCTGTAAAATGTTTTGGGAATGTATATTTTAAAGGTTGTACAGCATAGTTTTTATAACGTGCTTCAGCAAGATTATTTGCTGTTTGTTTTTGGTCTAAAAGGAAAGACGTTTTGTACCATACATCTCGTAAACGAGAAACTGTCATAGTAAATACTTCAGCATTATTAATAACGCTTAAAACATCTGTATCTGTAACTTTTCCTATGTTGAAAAACTCAATATTCGCTTCCTTTAAAACGGCTTCTATTGATGCGTCTTTTGACTGAAAAACAATACCTGCGTTTTCTGCAAATAATACTTTATGTGAATCTTTTTGATTTAAAGCAGTAATATCTAATTCTGCTCCAATATTAGTATCTGCAAAACATAACTCTAATAAAGTAGTAATTAAGCCACCAGAAGCAACATCGTGTCCTGCAACAATTTGTTCGTCTTTTATTAATTTTTGAATAGTATTAAAAACCGTTTTAACAAATGCCGAATCGTTTACATTTGGTGCATCATTACCAACTTTATTTAAAATTTGAGCGAAAGAACTTCCGCCTAACTTATAATGATCTTGAGATAGGTTTATGTAATAAATATCTCCAGCATTTTTCTTAAATAATGGTTCTACAACTTTAGAGATTGCATTACAGTTTCCTGCTGCAGAAATAATTACTGTTCCAGGAGAAATAACCTCTTCGTTAGGATATTTTTGTTTCATAGATAACGAATCTTTTCCTGTTGGAACATTGATTCCTAAATCTATAGCGTATTTTGAAATGGCTTGTACTGCTTCGTATAATCGTGCGTCTTCGCCCTCATTTTTACAAGGCCACATCCAGTTTGCAGATAGTGAAACACTTTGTAAACCATCCTTTAATGGCGCCCAAATAATATTGGTTAAAGCTTCTGTAATACTATTACGACTACCGGCAACAGGATTAATTAATCCAGAAATAGGCGAGTGGCCAATTGAGGTTGCAACACCTTCTTTACCATTATAATCTAACGCCATTACACCAACATTATTAAGTGGTATTTGTAATTGACCAACACATTGTTGTTTGGCTACTTTTCCACCAACACAACGGTCTACTTTATTTGTTAACCAATCTTTACAAGCAACAGCTTCTAGTTGTAATACTTGGTCTAAATAGTTATAAAAATTATCTGTATTATATGAAATGCCTCCGTAGTTTCTATCTACAGTAACATCGTTCATTATTGTTTTTGGAGAGCTTCCAAACATATCTTCCAGAGCTAAATCCATAGGTTTATCTCCTTTGGTTTTAGACTCGAAAGTAAAGCGATTGTTTCCTGTTACATCTCCAACAGTATACATTGGAGAACGTTCGCGGTCTGCTATTTTGTTTAAAGTTTCTAAGTGTTTTTCGGCAATTACTAATCCCATGCGTTCTTGAGACTCGTTACCAATAATTTCTTTCGACGATAAGGTTGGATCACCAACAGGTAGCTTATCTAAATCTATATTTCCACCAGTATCTTCAACAAGTTCGCTTAAGCAATTTAAATGTCCACCAGCACCATGATCGTGGATAGAAACAATATAATTTTCATCACTTTCTACCATACCTCGAACCGCATTTGCAGCACGTTTTTGCATTTCTGGATTAGAACGTTGTACGGCACTAAGCTCGATGCCAGAAGCAAATTCTCCAGTATCTGCACTAGATACAGCAGCGCCACCCATTCCAATACGGTAATTTTCACCACCAAGAATTACAATTTTATCTCCAGCTTCTGGAGTTGCTTTTATAGCTTGTTCTGCTTTACCATAACCAATTCCGCCGGCTTGCATAATTACTTTATCGAAACCTAATTTACGTGCATCTTGCTCGTGCTCGAAAGTTAATACCGAACCGCAAATTAAAGGTTGCCCAAATTTGTTTCCAAAGTCTGAAGCTCCATTACTCGCTTTTATTAAAATATCTACAGGTGTTTGGTATAACCAATCTCTGGCTTCCATTTTTTGTTCCCAAGGTCTATTTTCTTCTAAACGAGAATACGAGGTCATGTAAACAGCTGTTCCTGCTAATGGTAAAGATCCTTTTCCTCCAGCTAATCTATCTCTTATTTCTCCACCAGAACCAGTTGCAGCTCCGTTAAAAGGCTCTACAGTTGTTGGGAAATTATGAGTTTCTGCTTTTAAAGATATTACAGAATCGTAATCTTTAGTTTCGTAAAAATCTGGTTTATCTGCGGTTTTAGGTGCAAATTGTTCTACTCGAGGACCTTTTATAAAAGCAACATTATCTTTATATGCCGAAACAATATCGTTAGGATGTTGTTTTGAAGTTTCTTTTATTAATTTAAAAAGAGAGGTTTCTTTTTCTTCACCATCAATTATAAAGGTACCGTTGAAAATTTTATGACGACAGTGCTCTGAGTTTACTTGTGAAAATCCAAAAACTTCTGAGTCTGTTAACGGTCTTCCTATTTTTTTTGAAACTCCTTCTAAATATTCAATTTCTTCATCGTTTAAAGCTAAACCTTCTTGTTGGTTATATGCCGAAATATCTTCGATGTTAAGAATAGATTCTGGTTTAATTTCAATAGTAAATGATTCTTGATTTAAACCGTTATATTTTTCAGAAATCATAGGGTCGTAGTCCTTGAAATCTTTAGTTGAAGCAATAAACTCTTCAATTCTAATAATGCCTTCAATTCCCATATTTTGGGTAATTTCAACAGCATTTGTACTCCAAGGCGTTATCATTGCAGCTCTTGGTCCAACAAAAAAAGCATCTAACGATGCTTGTTCTATTTTTGGCTGGTTGCCAAATAACCATGTCAATTTAGAGATGGTTTGGGTT from Lacinutrix sp. 5H-3-7-4 includes the following:
- the purL gene encoding phosphoribosylformylglycinamidine synthase — protein: MIHFFGNQNSKVFAVQATKELSTQTISKLTWLFGNQPKIEQASLDAFFVGPRAAMITPWSTNAVEITQNMGIEGIIRIEEFIASTKDFKDYDPMISEKYNGLNQESFTIEIKPESILNIEDISAYNQQEGLALNDEEIEYLEGVSKKIGRPLTDSEVFGFSQVNSEHCRHKIFNGTFIIDGEEKETSLFKLIKETSKQHPNDIVSAYKDNVAFIKGPRVEQFAPKTADKPDFYETKDYDSVISLKAETHNFPTTVEPFNGAATGSGGEIRDRLAGGKGSLPLAGTAVYMTSYSRLEENRPWEQKMEARDWLYQTPVDILIKASNGASDFGNKFGQPLICGSVLTFEHEQDARKLGFDKVIMQAGGIGYGKAEQAIKATPEAGDKIVILGGENYRIGMGGAAVSSADTGEFASGIELSAVQRSNPEMQKRAANAVRGMVESDENYIVSIHDHGAGGHLNCLSELVEDTGGNIDLDKLPVGDPTLSSKEIIGNESQERMGLVIAEKHLETLNKIADRERSPMYTVGDVTGNNRFTFESKTKGDKPMDLALEDMFGSSPKTIMNDVTVDRNYGGISYNTDNFYNYLDQVLQLEAVACKDWLTNKVDRCVGGKVAKQQCVGQLQIPLNNVGVMALDYNGKEGVATSIGHSPISGLINPVAGSRNSITEALTNIIWAPLKDGLQSVSLSANWMWPCKNEGEDARLYEAVQAISKYAIDLGINVPTGKDSLSMKQKYPNEEVISPGTVIISAAGNCNAISKVVEPLFKKNAGDIYYINLSQDHYKLGGSSFAQILNKVGNDAPNVNDSAFVKTVFNTIQKLIKDEQIVAGHDVASGGLITTLLELCFADTNIGAELDITALNQKDSHKVLFAENAGIVFQSKDASIEAVLKEANIEFFNIGKVTDTDVLSVINNAEVFTMTVSRLRDVWYKTSFLLDQKQTANNLAEARYKNYAVQPLKYTFPKHFTGKLPALGNTRPKAAILREKGSNSEREMANAMYLAGFDVKDVHMTDLISGREDLKDIQFLGAVGGFSNSDVLGSAKGWAGAIKYNEKANKVINDFFSREDTLSVGICNGCQLFMELDLINPDHDVHGKMIHNDSKKHESSFTSVKIQENNSVMLSTLKDTELGVWISHGEGKFNLPKTEDQYNIVAKYGYEGYPNNPNGSDFNTAMLCDKTGRHLVTMPHIERSTFQWNWANYPEGRKDEVSPWLEAFVNARLWIEKQ